The genomic DNA TCGAGATAATTTGAGGAGGAAAAAATATGGCTGTTGATTTTTATGAAAGCCTGAAGTCCCGCCGTACGTATTATGGTATCGATAAGCAGGTAACTGTATCAGACGAACGGGTTAAAGAAATCGTTGAGTTTGCAGTAAAACACACGCCTTCTGCGTTCAATTCACAGACTGCACGTGTTGTCGTCCTTACAGGAGACGCTCATGACAAGCTATGGGATCTAACCACTTCCGCCCTGAAAAAAGCAGTAGGAGACGGAGATTTCACTGGAACCCAGCAGAAGATGGATTCCTTCAAAGCAGGCTACGGCACGGTTTTGTTCTTCGAAGAGGAAAGCATCGTCAAGTCCCTTCAGGAACAATTCGCCCTCTATGCCGATAACTTCCCGATCTGGTCCCACCAATCCTCCGGGATGCATCAGCTCGTTGTCTGGACCGCCCTTGAATCAGAAGGCCTCGGCGCCTCCCTTCAGCATTACAACCCGCTGATCGATGAAGACGTGAAAAACGAATGGAGCCTCCCGCAAAGTTGGAAGCTCATCGCCCAAATGCCATTCGGCAATCCGACAGCAGAGCCGGGTGAAAAGCAATTCCAGCCGCTTGATGAACGCGTGAAATTTTATAAATAAGACAGAAGCACAGCGATTCGCATGATCGCTGTGTTTTGTTTTGTTGGTCTACTTCCCTTCACGTAGGGATGGCAACCCGGTGCTGATTTCGACCTGATATGAACCCTCATCAGAAAGAGAGCAGAAGGAACCATACTCCCCCTTCCAGTAGTGAAGTATAGCGAAAGTCGACAACTTCCAAAGAAATAAGAGGGGCCCCCATCAATAAATGAATGATTATCCCATAAGCGGATTACCATCCCCCTCTTCCCAACCTTCATAGTGAAGTGCAGCGAAGGACGGCCGACTCCTTCGGGAATAGAGGCAAGGTTGAGACCCTGCAGCCGAAGCGGCTCAACTTACTCCCCGAGGAAAGCGGACGACCGCAGCGAAACGCAACGATCCTCTCACTCCTTCTCACCATTAAAAAGTGGCCGGGGTTCCTGGCTGAGACCCTTCTTGCATGAATCCTCCTTACAGAAAGCATCTGCCGGATCTGAACGGAGGTCCCTTCCACCCTTTACACTTATTAAAAAATATGCAAACTCACTTAAATACCCGATTCCAGCACATACTAAGCGGAACAACCCCATCCGATTGAATGGACAAAATTCGCCAGCCATCACCATTTTCTGTTACAATAAGTACATAAGTTATTTTTTTATCCAACCGTTTGAAAGGGGTTACATATAGTGGAGGACCGACAAGAACTTCACCCTAAAGTAGAGAAAAGCTTCGAACTGATCGGAAAAAAATGGACCGGTTTGATCATCTATGTTTTAATGAGTGGACCAAAGCGCTTCAGCGAATTGAGCGAAGCCATCCCCGCCCTGAGTAGACGATTATTGACCGAGCGCGTCAAAGAACTGGAAGAACACGGGATTGTCATCAGGGAAGTCATAGCGGATCGGCCGATACGATCGGAATATTCACTCACACAAAAGGGGATCGAACTGGGCAACATCCTCGGACCTATCAGCAAATGGGCAGAAAGCTGGGTCCATGACTAACCTCTAATAGAAAGGGTTGACATCATGACCAACGTTCTCTATATCACCGCTCATCCACTCAGTGAAACTGAATCCCTCAGCATGGCTGTTGGAAAAGAATTTTTCGATACATACAAACGATCTCACCCCGAAGATGAAATCGTTCACCTGGATCTGTATCAAAGTGACATCCCGTTCCTCGACAGGGATGTCTTCGACGGATGGGAGAAACTCAGGTCAGAGGCTTCGCTTACAGACCTTACCACCGCAGAGCGCCTTAAAGTCGGACGCCTTGCCGAACTTGGCGGTCAGTTCCTGATGGCAGATAAATATATCTTCGTCACTCCCATGTGGAACTTCTCTATTCCCGCCATCATGAAGGCCTACATCGATGCCGTCACCGTATCCGGTAAGACGTTCATCTACACAAAGGACGGAATCCAGGGAATGCTTGCAGGCAAAAAGGCCATCCATATCCAGTCACGGGGAGATATATACTCCGAAGGGCCGGAAGAACCGCGTGAGCTTGGGCATCGCTACATGGAAGTCATGATGGAATTTTTC from Rossellomorea marisflavi includes the following:
- a CDS encoding NAD(P)H-dependent oxidoreductase, with protein sequence MTNVLYITAHPLSETESLSMAVGKEFFDTYKRSHPEDEIVHLDLYQSDIPFLDRDVFDGWEKLRSEASLTDLTTAERLKVGRLAELGGQFLMADKYIFVTPMWNFSIPAIMKAYIDAVTVSGKTFIYTKDGIQGMLAGKKAIHIQSRGDIYSEGPEEPRELGHRYMEVMMEFFGVASFESIIIEGQMKYPERTEEIKARAMAEAHEKAQTF
- a CDS encoding nitroreductase family protein, with amino-acid sequence MAVDFYESLKSRRTYYGIDKQVTVSDERVKEIVEFAVKHTPSAFNSQTARVVVLTGDAHDKLWDLTTSALKKAVGDGDFTGTQQKMDSFKAGYGTVLFFEEESIVKSLQEQFALYADNFPIWSHQSSGMHQLVVWTALESEGLGASLQHYNPLIDEDVKNEWSLPQSWKLIAQMPFGNPTAEPGEKQFQPLDERVKFYK
- a CDS encoding winged helix-turn-helix transcriptional regulator, translated to MEDRQELHPKVEKSFELIGKKWTGLIIYVLMSGPKRFSELSEAIPALSRRLLTERVKELEEHGIVIREVIADRPIRSEYSLTQKGIELGNILGPISKWAESWVHD